The genomic segment GCCCAAAGCGCCGTCCGTCAGGCCCTCGTTCGCCAGCAGCGTATCCTCGGTCAATCCGGTGGTCTCGCCGCGGAAGGCCGAGACATCGGGACGCAGGTTTTCCCAGCAGCAGGTCTGAAAATATTCTTAACAGCCTCTAGCCTAGAGCGCGCTCGGCGACGACATAAAGATCTAGAGCAGCAGGGCGCAGCCCCCATTAGCCTCGAGCAGCTCGAACAGCAAATTGCCCAACGAGACCAAAAAGATAGTCAACGGTCACTCTCTCCCCTCTGCAAAGCCTATGACGCCATTGAGATCGACACCGATGGACTCAGCATTGCCGTCGTCACAGATCAAATCGTTCAGCATTACCGGAACCGTTTCGGCATTTAAACCATCAAGTTAAATAGAAGGATATTTTGACCCTTCTCACACCTCCACGATCCCCTCAGCGTGAGCTGCAAGATTTTTGATGCATATGCTAGAGTGGGCGTACTTTTGGAGTCAAAATGGGTACGATTAGCTTAGTCGTATCTTAGTCGCAACCGAAGCGCGACATCAGCGCATCTCAACAACAACCCGGGTAAGTCTATGGTGATCTCAAAGCGTGGTCTTGTTCTAGGAGCCACTGCCCTTGTCGGTGCAAGCGTCGTGCTCACTGGAGCGGGCCTGCATTTTTCAAAAAGCTGGGCTCTCTTTAAAGAAAGCCCTAAAGAGATCGTTGATGAAGTTTGGCAAGTCATCAATCATGACTACGTAGACGGCACCTTCAACGGAACCGACTGGCGCGCCGTGCGCAACAAATATCTAAAGCGGAACTATAGCTCTAACAAAGAAGCGTACGAAGCCGTCCGCGAAATGCTGGAGCCATTAGAAGATCCCTATACCCGCTTCCTCGATCCAGAGCAGTTTAAAAGCATGCAGATCGATACCTCCGGTGAGTTAACTGGGGTCGGTATTCAGATCACCCAGGACGAGAAGAGCAAAGAAATTACCGTTATTTCTCCAATTGAGGGCAGCCCTGCATCTCAGGTTGGAATTCTGCCTAAGGACGTGATTACGAAGGTCGATACAACCTCAACAGAGGGCCTAGATATCAACGAAGTCGTGGGCTTGATTCGAGGTCCAGTTGATTCAGAAGTGATGCTCACCGTTAAGCGGGGAGACGAGCAGCTGAGCTTTACCATCAAACGACAAAGAATCGAACTCCACGCCGTTGAGTCAGAGTATCGCCCCTCTGCTTCGGGTGGGATCGGGTATATTCGCCTGACTCAGTTCAGCAGCAACGCAGCCGCTGACATGCGGATCGCGATCAATAAACTCAAGAAGAAGGATGCCGCAGGCTATATCCTCGACCTGCGTCTCAATCCTGGTGGGCTTCTATACTCTAGTGCTGAGATTGCCCGGATGTGGATGGATAAAGGCACTATTGTGTCCACTGTTAACCGCCGAGGTGAAGTTGATCGGCTCACAGCTGGGCGCGGCAAGCTCACCGACAAACCGATGGTGATCTTAGTCGATGGTGGCTCCGCCAGCGCTAGCGAAATTCTAGCCGGAGCTTTACAGGACAACAATCGTGCAGTGCTTGTGGGCGACAAAACCTTCGGGAAAGGGCTTGTGCAGTCCGTCCATCCACTAGAGGATGGCTCAGGCTTAGCCGTTACCATCGCTAAGTACCTCACCCCCAGCGGGCGAGACATTAACAAGAAGGGGATTGAGCCTGACTACACCGTCAAGCTCTCTGAAGAACAGCTTGAGGAGCGGACTCGAG from the Acaryochloris thomasi RCC1774 genome contains:
- the ctpC gene encoding carboxyl-terminal processing protease CtpC, producing MVISKRGLVLGATALVGASVVLTGAGLHFSKSWALFKESPKEIVDEVWQVINHDYVDGTFNGTDWRAVRNKYLKRNYSSNKEAYEAVREMLEPLEDPYTRFLDPEQFKSMQIDTSGELTGVGIQITQDEKSKEITVISPIEGSPASQVGILPKDVITKVDTTSTEGLDINEVVGLIRGPVDSEVMLTVKRGDEQLSFTIKRQRIELHAVESEYRPSASGGIGYIRLTQFSSNAAADMRIAINKLKKKDAAGYILDLRLNPGGLLYSSAEIARMWMDKGTIVSTVNRRGEVDRLTAGRGKLTDKPMVILVDGGSASASEILAGALQDNNRAVLVGDKTFGKGLVQSVHPLEDGSGLAVTIAKYLTPSGRDINKKGIEPDYTVKLSEEQLEERTREKFATSADPQYVKALDILLEKIVAKDSTQLQSAATD